One Stenotrophomonas oahuensis genomic region harbors:
- the cydD gene encoding thiol reductant ABC exporter subunit CydD, which yields MSIPPEAPPIETSTLRRQRLAWLNGLAVTVRGRQRLAALCICTSGALLIGQAAAIAWLIQAVLVEHRPLADATPVLLGLLAVLAVRALLASATQAAAGDVADAARLTLRERVYTRLMGLGPLWLRQQRTGELGELMLAHADAVENYYSGYQPVRIEVVVVPLLIAAAVAYVDWVVALILICTAPLVPFFMMLVGWGAEAAGRAQLGELARMSGHFADRIKGLGLLRLYGRGEAELEGVAAAAEGVRERTMKVLRIAFLSSTVLEFFASVSVAMVALYLGLSYLGLMSLHATVPTLGAGMFCLLLAPEFYAPLRRLAAHYHDRANALAAAAEVERLLGELPDTAAKAEVPATPRAPELVVQHAPPVVVRDVVLRPLGAPHNVIEGLSFQIEAGQRLALVGPSGSGKSTLLEALAGWLPPEGGSIVLRPGLEVGYAGQRPYLFHGSIADNLRLADPGATDARLQAVAEAAQVMRFAHALPEGLDTVIGERGFGLSGGEARRIGLARLLLRDPQLLLLDEPTAFLDPDTETALLQTLAAFARDRSVVIATHSEVAMRWADTRLELTTLAAPKREVQA from the coding sequence TTGAGCATACCCCCCGAAGCGCCCCCCATCGAGACGTCCACCCTGCGCCGCCAGCGTCTGGCATGGCTGAATGGGCTTGCCGTCACAGTTCGGGGCCGGCAACGGCTGGCCGCTCTGTGCATCTGTACGTCCGGGGCGCTGCTGATCGGCCAGGCTGCCGCCATTGCCTGGCTGATCCAGGCCGTGCTGGTGGAACACCGCCCGCTGGCCGACGCCACCCCGGTGCTGCTGGGGCTGCTGGCCGTGCTGGCCGTGCGCGCGCTGCTGGCCAGTGCCACCCAGGCCGCCGCCGGTGACGTGGCCGATGCGGCACGGCTGACCCTGCGCGAGCGGGTCTACACCCGGCTGATGGGGCTGGGCCCGCTGTGGCTGCGGCAGCAGCGTACCGGCGAACTGGGCGAACTGATGCTGGCCCATGCCGACGCCGTGGAAAACTACTACTCCGGTTACCAGCCGGTGCGCATCGAAGTGGTGGTGGTGCCGCTGCTGATCGCCGCTGCTGTGGCCTACGTGGACTGGGTGGTGGCACTCATTCTTATATGTACTGCGCCGCTGGTGCCGTTCTTCATGATGCTGGTGGGCTGGGGCGCGGAAGCCGCTGGTCGCGCTCAGCTGGGGGAACTGGCCAGGATGAGCGGACATTTTGCTGACCGCATCAAGGGCCTGGGCCTGCTGCGGCTGTATGGCCGGGGCGAGGCCGAGCTGGAGGGCGTGGCCGCCGCCGCCGAAGGCGTGCGCGAGCGCACCATGAAGGTGCTGCGTATCGCGTTCCTGTCCTCCACCGTGCTGGAGTTCTTTGCCTCGGTGAGTGTGGCAATGGTGGCGCTGTACCTGGGCCTGAGCTATCTCGGCCTGATGTCGTTGCATGCCACGGTGCCGACACTGGGCGCGGGCATGTTCTGCCTGCTGCTGGCTCCGGAGTTTTATGCGCCGCTGCGCCGGCTGGCCGCGCATTATCACGACCGCGCCAATGCGCTGGCGGCGGCTGCGGAAGTGGAAAGGCTGCTGGGCGAGTTGCCCGATACTGCGGCCAAGGCTGAGGTTCCTGCAACCCCGCGCGCGCCGGAACTGGTGGTGCAGCATGCGCCGCCGGTGGTGGTGCGTGATGTTGTACTGCGTCCGCTGGGCGCACCGCACAACGTGATTGAAGGGCTGTCGTTCCAGATCGAGGCCGGCCAACGTCTGGCCCTGGTCGGTCCCAGTGGCAGTGGCAAGAGCACTCTGCTGGAAGCGCTGGCCGGTTGGCTGCCACCGGAGGGCGGCAGCATCGTGCTGCGCCCCGGGCTGGAAGTTGGTTATGCCGGGCAGCGGCCATACCTGTTCCACGGCAGCATTGCCGACAACCTCAGGCTGGCCGACCCCGGTGCCACCGATGCGCGCCTGCAAGCGGTGGCCGAAGCGGCGCAAGTGATGCGTTTCGCACACGCGCTGCCAGAAGGGCTGGATACGGTGATTGGTGAGCGTGGCTTCGGGCTTTCCGGTGGCGAGGCGCGGCGCATCGGCTTGGCCCGCTTGCTGCTGCGCGATCCGCAGTTGCTGTTGCTGGATGAGCCAACAGCGTTCCTTGATCCGGACACCGAAACGGCCCTGCTGCAGACGCTGGCCGCGTTCGCCCGCGACCGCAGCGTGGTGATCGCCACGCACAGCGAGGTGGCGATGCGCTGGGCGGATACGCGCCTGGAGCTGACCACGCTGGCCGCACCGAAGCGGGAGGTGCAGGCATGA
- the cydC gene encoding thiol reductant ABC exporter subunit CydC, with the protein MSASRDDGLKQVFTLHRGRLLLTVLLLWTTMLAGTALLGLSGGFLTAAALAGAAGLGSGFNFFSPSAGIRGLTMARIASRYFEKLVGHDVTLRIARDLRVWFFRRALPLAPAKLAGVRTGELLARLLSDINEVDGLLVRAIGPLIALGGVSLAAVGSALLIYPPAALLLAVLALVIGLGVPWFTVRGAGAHERDRALHRAQLRTQAFEGLEGAADLTALHARDHWQQRVNVAAKQLRSRDRRRRWRLVAGNALHGLCASVGLVAMIWLALRAFERGAVDAAYAAALVFLTVALIELWAGIGLAWQSWLSGRVAAGRLESIVDQDSGVEDAAAPVTLPAGTAVLELRDVSFRWPGQGRALLQNVNLRVAPGERIALRGDSGSGKTTLSALMLRLWDPEAGSVRYGDVDIRMVAQAEWHMKIAWLPQNAPVFAGTVADNLRLGDVAASDERLWQVLADVRLQAWAEGIGGLNAWVGENGATMSAGQARRLALARALLRDAPVLLLDEPTEGLDVDTAQALLQDMVAALGERSLVMITHDELPEGIVDCSYRVTNGGCFDRVFENLEATQ; encoded by the coding sequence ATGAGCGCTTCGCGTGACGATGGGCTGAAACAGGTGTTCACCCTCCATCGCGGTCGTCTGCTGCTGACCGTGCTGTTGCTGTGGACCACCATGCTGGCCGGCACCGCCTTGCTGGGGTTGTCCGGTGGCTTCCTCACTGCTGCAGCATTGGCCGGCGCGGCCGGGCTGGGCAGTGGTTTCAACTTCTTCTCGCCCTCGGCCGGCATTCGCGGCCTGACCATGGCGCGTATCGCCTCGCGCTACTTCGAGAAGCTGGTCGGCCACGATGTCACCCTGCGCATCGCGCGTGACCTGCGGGTGTGGTTCTTCCGCCGCGCGCTGCCGCTGGCACCGGCAAAGCTGGCCGGTGTGCGCACGGGTGAACTGCTGGCGCGGTTGCTGAGTGACATCAACGAAGTGGATGGCCTGCTGGTGCGTGCCATCGGTCCGTTGATCGCGCTGGGCGGTGTGTCGCTGGCGGCAGTGGGCTCGGCGCTGCTGATCTACCCACCGGCGGCGTTGCTGCTGGCGGTGCTGGCGTTGGTGATAGGGCTGGGCGTGCCGTGGTTCACCGTGCGGGGTGCTGGTGCACATGAGCGCGACCGCGCACTGCATCGTGCGCAGCTGCGCACGCAGGCATTCGAAGGGCTGGAAGGTGCGGCCGATCTGACGGCGTTGCACGCGCGCGATCATTGGCAGCAGCGGGTCAACGTGGCTGCGAAGCAGCTGCGCTCACGCGACCGCCGTCGGCGTTGGCGGCTGGTGGCCGGCAATGCCCTGCATGGGCTGTGCGCGTCGGTGGGCCTGGTGGCGATGATCTGGCTGGCGCTGCGCGCGTTTGAACGCGGTGCAGTGGATGCCGCCTATGCGGCAGCACTGGTGTTTCTCACTGTGGCGCTTATTGAATTGTGGGCCGGCATTGGGCTGGCGTGGCAGTCGTGGTTGAGTGGGCGCGTGGCCGCCGGGCGGCTGGAGAGCATTGTCGACCAGGACAGCGGGGTGGAAGATGCGGCCGCACCAGTAACCCTGCCTGCTGGTACAGCGGTGCTGGAATTGCGCGATGTCAGCTTCCGCTGGCCGGGCCAGGGCAGGGCACTGCTGCAGAATGTGAATCTTCGTGTCGCACCGGGCGAGCGAATTGCGCTGCGCGGAGATAGTGGCAGCGGCAAGACCACGCTGTCGGCATTGATGTTGCGCCTGTGGGATCCGGAAGCGGGCAGCGTGCGCTATGGCGATGTAGACATTCGCATGGTGGCGCAGGCGGAGTGGCATATGAAGATTGCCTGGCTGCCGCAGAACGCGCCGGTGTTTGCCGGCACCGTGGCGGACAATCTGCGGCTGGGCGATGTGGCCGCCAGCGATGAACGGCTATGGCAGGTGCTGGCCGATGTGCGCCTGCAGGCGTGGGCCGAAGGCATTGGCGGTTTGAATGCGTGGGTGGGTGAGAACGGCGCAACCATGTCCGCCGGGCAGGCCCGGCGGCTGGCCTTGGCGCGCGCGCTGTTGCGTGATGCACCGGTGCTGTTGCTGGATGAGCCTACGGAAGGGCTGGATGTGGATACTGCGCAGGCGTTGTTGCAGGACATGGTTGCTGCGCTTGGGGAGCGCAGCTTGGTGATGATTACGCATGATGAACTACCGGAAGGCATCGTGGATTGCAGCTATCGCGTCACAAACGGTGGATGCTTTGACCGCGTATTCGAGAATCTAGAGGCTACTCAATAG
- the cydB gene encoding cytochrome d ubiquinol oxidase subunit II: MEILGLDYTTLRVIWWLLLGILLVGWAVMDGFDLGVGTLLPFVAKTDEERRLVINTVGPVWEGNQVWLVLGGGAIFAAWPPLYAVSFSGFYLAIFAMLFGLILRPVGFKYRSKMPSQRWRNNWDWVLFVGGLLPALISSVAVGNVLLGVPYHFDDSMRIFYTGTFFGLLTPFALIAGLVGVSMMVSHGAAMLVLKTDGPVAERSARYGSIAAILSFVLFAAAGVWVAFGLPGYHITSQVVTDGPTNPLLKTAEIGAAAGGWMRNYSSMPWTWIFPVLGLGGALASAVLLRKRRGMAAFLASGTSIAGIILTVGFAIFPFLLPSSSQPSGSLTVWDSSSSQLTLFIMLVATIIFLPIILAYTSWVYRVMKGKTTAEDMADNPNAY; this comes from the coding sequence ATGGAAATTCTTGGACTTGATTACACCACGCTGCGCGTGATCTGGTGGCTGCTGCTGGGCATCCTGCTGGTCGGCTGGGCGGTGATGGATGGCTTCGACCTGGGCGTCGGCACCCTGCTTCCGTTCGTGGCGAAAACCGATGAAGAACGCAGGCTGGTGATCAACACCGTCGGCCCGGTGTGGGAAGGCAACCAGGTGTGGCTGGTGCTGGGTGGCGGTGCGATCTTCGCCGCATGGCCACCGCTGTATGCGGTGAGCTTCTCGGGCTTCTATCTGGCGATCTTCGCCATGCTGTTCGGCTTGATCCTGCGCCCGGTGGGCTTCAAGTACCGCAGCAAGATGCCCAGCCAGCGCTGGCGCAACAACTGGGACTGGGTGCTGTTCGTGGGCGGTCTGCTGCCTGCCCTGATCTCCAGCGTGGCGGTGGGCAACGTGCTGTTGGGCGTGCCGTACCACTTCGATGACAGCATGCGCATCTTCTACACCGGCACGTTCTTCGGTCTGCTGACCCCGTTCGCACTGATTGCCGGTCTGGTCGGCGTGTCGATGATGGTGTCGCACGGTGCCGCCATGCTGGTGCTGAAGACCGACGGCCCGGTGGCAGAGCGCTCGGCCCGTTACGGCAGCATTGCCGCGATCCTCAGCTTCGTGCTGTTCGCCGCAGCCGGCGTGTGGGTGGCCTTCGGTCTGCCGGGTTACCATATCACCTCGCAGGTGGTGACGGATGGCCCGACCAACCCGCTGCTGAAGACGGCGGAGATCGGTGCGGCGGCAGGTGGCTGGATGCGCAACTACAGCAGCATGCCGTGGACCTGGATCTTCCCGGTGCTGGGCCTGGGCGGTGCGCTGGCCAGTGCGGTGCTGCTGCGCAAGCGTCGTGGCATGGCGGCCTTCCTGGCCTCGGGCACGTCGATTGCCGGCATCATCCTGACCGTGGGCTTTGCGATCTTCCCGTTCCTGCTGCCCTCCAGCAGCCAGCCGAGCGGCAGCCTGACGGTGTGGGACAGCTCGTCCAGCCAGCTGACGCTGTTCATCATGTTGGTGGCGACGATCATCTTCCTGCCGATCATCCTGGCCTATACCAGCTGGGTGTACCGCGTGATGAAGGGCAAGACCACGGCCGAAGACATGGCCGACAACCCGAACGCATATTAA
- the cydX gene encoding cytochrome bd-I oxidase subunit CydX, which translates to MWYFAWILGTGLASAAAILNGMWYEAREQGTAD; encoded by the coding sequence ATGTGGTATTTCGCCTGGATTCTCGGCACCGGCCTGGCCTCGGCCGCGGCCATCCTCAACGGCATGTGGTACGAAGCCCGCGAGCAGGGCACCGCCGATTGA
- a CDS encoding cytochrome ubiquinol oxidase subunit I, with product MIDSTVVELSRLQFALTAMYHFLFVPLTLGLSFMVAIMESVYVMTRKQVWRQMTLFWGTLFGINFAIGVATGLVMEFQFGMNWSYYSHYVGDIFGAPLAIEGLMAFFLEATLIGLFFFGWKRLSPVKHLAVTWFMALGTNLSAVWILIANGWMQNPTGAVFNPETMRMEVVDFAAVLFNPVAQAKFVHTVSAGYVTGAIFVMGISAFYLLRNKHKDMARRSFAVAAAFGLLSSLSVVVLGDESGYAASEHQKMKLAAIEAMWETERAPADFTAFGIPNQATQSNDFAIKIPYVMGLIATRSLNQPIPGILELVERAEHRIKGGQLAYGALERIRKDKNDVEAREMFDRHWQDLGHGLLLKRYRDDILNATPEEISKAAMDTVPRVAPLFWTFRIMAALGFYLIAFFALAFYYSCRNTFHEKRWFLKLAVWSIPAPWIAIECGWFVAEYGRQPWAVDGVLPTFYAASGLALHEILTTLAVFTITYTILLVIEVKLMLKAIRTGPADILPSLQPDRKPVTPIAAAPAPGQA from the coding sequence ATGATTGATTCGACAGTCGTAGAGCTGTCGCGGCTGCAATTTGCTTTGACCGCGATGTACCACTTCCTTTTTGTTCCCCTCACGCTTGGCCTGTCCTTCATGGTGGCCATCATGGAAAGCGTGTACGTCATGACCCGCAAACAGGTCTGGCGTCAGATGACCCTGTTCTGGGGCACGCTGTTCGGCATCAACTTCGCCATCGGTGTCGCTACCGGCCTGGTGATGGAATTCCAGTTCGGCATGAACTGGTCGTACTACAGCCACTACGTGGGTGACATCTTCGGCGCGCCGCTGGCCATTGAAGGCCTGATGGCGTTCTTCCTGGAAGCCACGCTGATCGGCCTGTTCTTCTTCGGCTGGAAGCGGCTGAGCCCGGTCAAGCACCTGGCGGTGACCTGGTTCATGGCGCTGGGCACCAACCTGTCGGCGGTGTGGATTCTGATCGCCAACGGCTGGATGCAGAACCCCACGGGTGCGGTGTTCAACCCGGAAACCATGCGCATGGAAGTGGTGGACTTCGCCGCGGTGCTGTTCAACCCGGTGGCGCAGGCCAAGTTCGTGCACACGGTGAGTGCCGGCTACGTGACCGGCGCGATCTTCGTGATGGGCATCAGCGCCTTCTACCTGCTGCGCAACAAGCACAAGGACATGGCACGCCGCTCGTTCGCGGTGGCCGCGGCCTTCGGCCTGCTGAGCTCGCTGTCGGTGGTGGTGCTGGGTGACGAAAGCGGTTATGCCGCCAGCGAACACCAGAAGATGAAGCTGGCCGCGATTGAAGCGATGTGGGAAACCGAGCGTGCCCCGGCTGACTTTACCGCCTTCGGCATTCCGAACCAGGCCACGCAGAGCAACGACTTCGCGATCAAGATTCCGTATGTGATGGGCCTGATTGCCACGCGTTCGTTGAACCAGCCGATTCCGGGCATCCTGGAACTGGTGGAACGCGCCGAGCACCGCATCAAGGGTGGTCAGCTGGCCTACGGCGCGCTGGAGCGTATCCGCAAGGACAAGAACGACGTTGAAGCGCGTGAAATGTTCGACCGCCACTGGCAGGACCTGGGCCATGGCCTGCTGCTGAAGCGCTACCGCGACGACATCCTCAACGCCACCCCGGAAGAAATTTCCAAGGCGGCCATGGATACCGTGCCGCGCGTGGCTCCGCTGTTCTGGACCTTCCGCATCATGGCGGCGCTGGGCTTCTACCTGATCGCCTTCTTCGCCCTGGCCTTCTACTACTCGTGCCGTAACACCTTCCACGAGAAGCGCTGGTTCCTGAAGCTGGCGGTGTGGAGCATTCCGGCTCCGTGGATTGCGATCGAGTGCGGTTGGTTCGTGGCCGAATACGGTCGTCAGCCGTGGGCAGTGGACGGCGTGCTGCCGACCTTCTACGCCGCATCGGGCCTGGCCCTGCACGAAATTCTGACCACGCTGGCGGTGTTCACCATCACCTACACGATTCTGCTGGTGATTGAAGTGAAGCTGATGCTGAAGGCGATCCGTACCGGTCCGGCCGACATCCTTCCTTCGCTGCAGCCCGACCGCAAGCCGGTTACCCCCATTGCCGCCGCACCGGCTCCCGGTCAGGCATAA